Proteins encoded together in one Polaribacter reichenbachii window:
- a CDS encoding DUF6909 family protein yields MLDPKNIERTRAQESTNAIEKLYISMRHLFSRGFYKPMGVSGETLRKSLLLLRPEIYGSIAEEKIELDGLVYVIERLPEGIEQCQFINLTADEGYKNSHFEAIIPPKRRRNCYRIDKDQMNIEITRGRSEIYDILTHLTFLFIESHKIQERVSLDEGENFTREWLHLEDVVLHQKKISEKEIEVLIVHLGNILGRTFDEVSEIYRIFSTEKRPYKFFDLIYWLGKLAIKEVFEGDKRTVTFSSLLIEEIGHHIYGEIWANDIKHILKEYNLLSRPIHIISANMHSVLNSIYAKGALPKEAENHKGFEIFQLLSNADSKPLQKKVKDYASENGLIYVKDTSGTNINVQIIDTDKINFDVSSFQKENSLDKNPVIIVMDYAFGEQAYETMDELLKPYNSNNEKIHLDVESVSIMGKAGILEGGKGDIMIPSAHIFEGTADNYPFKNELTKEDLEDFGVQVFDGSMISVLGTSLQNKDLLKFFHDSTWNVIGLEMEGAHYQKAIQSASKIRGNISENVKVRYAYYASDNPLETGATLASGGLGMTGVTPTYAITQKILEQIF; encoded by the coding sequence ATGCTAGATCCAAAAAACATAGAGAGAACAAGAGCCCAAGAATCTACAAATGCAATAGAAAAATTATATATTTCTATGCGTCATCTGTTTAGTAGAGGGTTTTATAAACCAATGGGAGTTTCAGGAGAAACTTTACGTAAATCTTTACTTTTATTAAGGCCAGAGATTTATGGCTCTATTGCAGAAGAAAAAATAGAGTTAGATGGTTTAGTTTATGTGATAGAAAGACTGCCTGAAGGTATAGAACAATGTCAGTTTATCAACTTAACAGCAGATGAAGGATATAAAAATTCTCATTTTGAAGCTATTATTCCACCAAAAAGAAGAAGAAATTGTTATAGAATAGACAAAGATCAAATGAATATTGAGATTACTAGAGGTAGATCTGAAATCTATGATATACTTACACATCTTACTTTTTTGTTCATTGAGTCTCATAAAATTCAAGAACGAGTTTCTTTAGATGAAGGCGAGAATTTTACCAGAGAATGGCTTCATTTAGAAGATGTTGTTTTACATCAAAAGAAAATATCAGAAAAAGAAATTGAAGTTTTAATTGTTCATTTAGGTAATATTTTAGGTAGAACTTTTGATGAGGTTTCAGAAATATATAGAATTTTTTCAACAGAAAAAAGACCTTATAAATTCTTCGATTTAATTTATTGGCTAGGTAAATTGGCTATTAAAGAAGTTTTTGAAGGCGATAAAAGAACCGTAACTTTTAGTTCTCTTTTAATTGAAGAAATTGGTCATCATATTTATGGCGAAATTTGGGCAAACGATATTAAACATATACTAAAAGAATACAATCTTCTTAGTAGACCAATACATATTATTAGTGCAAATATGCACAGTGTTTTAAATTCTATTTATGCCAAAGGTGCTTTACCAAAAGAAGCAGAAAACCATAAAGGATTTGAAATATTTCAATTATTAAGTAATGCAGATAGCAAGCCATTACAGAAAAAAGTAAAAGACTACGCTTCTGAAAATGGATTGATTTATGTAAAAGATACTTCTGGTACAAATATAAATGTACAAATAATTGACACTGATAAAATAAACTTTGATGTTTCATCGTTTCAAAAAGAAAACTCTTTAGATAAAAATCCTGTAATTATTGTAATGGATTACGCTTTTGGAGAGCAAGCCTATGAAACTATGGATGAATTATTGAAGCCTTATAATTCTAATAATGAGAAGATTCATTTAGATGTAGAATCTGTATCAATTATGGGTAAAGCAGGTATTTTAGAAGGAGGTAAAGGAGATATTATGATTCCTTCTGCACATATTTTTGAAGGAACAGCAGATAATTACCCATTTAAAAATGAATTAACCAAAGAAGATTTAGAAGATTTTGGTGTGCAAGTTTTTGATGGATCTATGATTTCGGTTTTAGGAACATCGCTTCAAAATAAAGATCTTTTAAAGTTTTTCCACGACTCAACTTGGAATGTGATTGGATTAGAAATGGAAGGAGCACATTACCAAAAAGCAATACAATCTGCTTCAAAAATTAGAGGAAATATATCAGAAAATGTAAAAGTTAGATATGCATATTACGCTTCAGATAATCCTTTAGAAACTGGAGCTACTTTAGCTTCTGGAGGTTTAGGGATGACAGGTGTAACGCCTACTTATGCAATTACGCAAAAAATACTAGAACAAATTTTTTAA
- the rnpA gene encoding ribonuclease P protein component, with translation MKFTLGKQERLKSRKLIEKLYKEGNSVKAFPLRMVYLQTEHTSDFPAQVGVSVAKRNFKKAPDRNRLKRLMRETYRLQKEIVYDNLEKPYVFMISYIGKEEKSYDELFSKMNKLLYLFIEEAKNKENEKS, from the coding sequence ATGAAGTTTACCCTAGGAAAACAAGAGAGATTAAAAAGTAGAAAATTAATTGAAAAGCTATATAAAGAAGGTAATTCTGTAAAAGCTTTTCCGTTAAGAATGGTTTATCTTCAAACAGAACATACGTCAGATTTTCCAGCACAAGTGGGAGTTTCGGTTGCCAAAAGAAACTTTAAAAAAGCACCCGACAGAAATCGTTTAAAAAGATTAATGCGAGAAACCTATCGTTTACAGAAAGAAATTGTTTACGATAATTTAGAGAAACCCTATGTTTTTATGATTTCGTATATTGGTAAAGAAGAAAAATCTTATGACGAACTTTTTTCTAAAATGAATAAATTATTATATTTATTTATAGAAGAGGCGAAAAATAAAGAAAATGAGAAATCTTAA
- the rfbA gene encoding glucose-1-phosphate thymidylyltransferase RfbA — protein MKGIVLAGGSGTRLYPITIAVSKQLLPVYDKPMIYYPISTLISAGIWEILIITTPKDLPVFKKLLGDGSQLGCSFVYKEQKRPNGLAEAFIIGEDFIGNEKVALILGDNIFYGTGLAKLLKKNKNTKGGMVYAYHVNDPERYGVVEFDENQNVISLEEKPVVAKSNYAIPGIYFYDNSVVEISKSLEPSIRGELEITDINKVYLAQGKLKVSILDTGTTWLDTGTFNSLMLAGQFVQAIEERQGLKIGSLEEAAFKAGFISKIEMEKLAIGFLKSGYGKNLLKHNENN, from the coding sequence ATGAAAGGAATAGTTTTAGCTGGTGGATCTGGAACAAGATTATACCCAATCACTATTGCAGTGAGTAAACAATTATTACCAGTTTATGATAAGCCTATGATTTATTATCCCATATCTACACTTATTTCAGCAGGAATTTGGGAAATATTAATCATTACGACCCCGAAAGATTTACCTGTTTTTAAAAAACTACTAGGAGATGGTAGCCAATTAGGATGTAGTTTCGTGTATAAAGAGCAAAAACGACCTAATGGTTTGGCAGAAGCATTTATTATAGGAGAAGATTTTATAGGCAATGAAAAGGTGGCGCTTATTTTAGGAGATAATATTTTTTATGGTACTGGTTTAGCAAAATTATTAAAGAAAAACAAAAATACTAAAGGAGGTATGGTTTATGCTTATCACGTAAATGATCCAGAACGATATGGAGTTGTAGAATTTGATGAAAATCAAAATGTAATTTCTTTAGAAGAAAAACCTGTGGTAGCTAAATCTAATTATGCTATACCAGGAATTTATTTTTATGATAATTCGGTTGTTGAAATTTCAAAAAGTTTAGAGCCTAGTATTAGAGGAGAACTAGAAATTACTGATATAAATAAAGTTTATTTAGCCCAAGGTAAATTGAAGGTTTCAATTTTAGATACAGGTACAACTTGGTTAGATACAGGTACTTTTAATTCATTAATGTTAGCTGGTCAATTTGTACAGGCAATAGAAGAGCGTCAAGGGTTAAAAATCGGTTCTTTAGAAGAGGCAGCTTTTAAAGCAGGGTTTATTAGTAAAATTGAAATGGAGAAATTAGCGATTGGTTTTTTGAAAAGTGGATATGGAAAAAACTTACTAAAACATAATGAAAATAACTAA
- the rfbC gene encoding dTDP-4-dehydrorhamnose 3,5-epimerase, translating into MKITKTNLDGCFVIEPEVFGDTRGSFFESFNHKTFEKKTGLNISFVQDNQSISQKGVLRGLHQQIGEFAQAKLIRVIKGKVLDVVVDVRKESITFGKHFSIELTGENNKQLFIPKGFLHGFITLEDDTFFTYKCDNYYNPESEFGIIYNDSTLGIDWVLSESEINLSEKDKSLNTFNSFIKIKNSEIH; encoded by the coding sequence ATGAAAATAACTAAAACTAATTTGGATGGGTGTTTTGTTATAGAACCTGAGGTTTTTGGAGATACAAGAGGTAGTTTTTTTGAAAGTTTTAATCATAAAACTTTTGAAAAAAAAACAGGCTTAAATATAAGTTTTGTACAAGATAACCAATCTATATCTCAAAAGGGGGTTTTAAGGGGGCTTCATCAACAAATAGGAGAATTTGCACAGGCAAAGTTAATAAGAGTTATAAAGGGTAAAGTTTTAGATGTAGTTGTTGATGTTAGAAAGGAGTCCATAACTTTTGGAAAACATTTTTCTATAGAACTTACAGGAGAGAATAATAAGCAACTTTTTATCCCAAAAGGGTTTCTTCATGGTTTTATAACCTTAGAAGATGATACTTTTTTTACTTATAAATGCGATAATTATTATAATCCAGAAAGTGAGTTTGGAATTATCTATAATGACTCTACTTTGGGTATTGATTGGGTATTATCTGAAAGTGAAATTAATTTGTCTGAGAAAGATAAAAGTCTAAATACATTTAATTCATTTATTAAAATAAAAAATAGTGAAATACATTAA
- a CDS encoding S41 family peptidase: MRNLKIKKNTIIVLLVATVFISFSFKSNFFEVAKQIEIYNSLFKELNMYYIDEINPADLTDKVIKNTLKDLDPYTNFYNEQDVEDARIRREGEYAGIGVSVFYTQNGIQLKEIYKGFSADKAALKAGDVVISVNGESIKNMDRDQQSMFLKGAPDTQLLLEIERQGKIIKKELKREKVEINPVPFFSMIDDETGYITLTRFNNKASSEVKKAFSALKNEGMKKLVFDLRSNPGGSLMEAINISNFFVEKGKTIVTTKAKTKKLSQTYKGTNEPLDLEMPIVVLVNGSSASASEIVSGSLQDYDRAVIMGQRSFGKGLVQRQKELTYGTQLKVTISKYHTPSGRCIQELDYTNRDDKTGKVPKFSDRGINEFKTENGRTVFDGGGVMPDIEIKESKKTEATKSLLRSKAIFNFATDYFYKNTSIADAENYEFKNTDFKLFSEYLKKDTTFVVEQEKLFKEAFLSSKKNNISKEYHKIKNILLEDKINEVSKNQDVINALIEEEILKRYYYKEGVYKHSLKQDNTISEALNLLKNQDRYNQILSIN; the protein is encoded by the coding sequence ATGAGAAATCTTAAAATCAAAAAAAATACAATTATAGTTTTATTAGTTGCAACGGTTTTTATATCGTTTTCTTTTAAATCTAATTTTTTTGAAGTAGCTAAGCAAATTGAAATTTACAATTCTTTATTTAAGGAATTGAATATGTATTATATAGATGAAATTAATCCTGCAGATTTAACTGATAAAGTTATAAAAAACACCTTAAAAGATTTAGATCCGTATACTAATTTTTACAATGAGCAAGATGTAGAAGATGCTAGAATTAGAAGAGAAGGTGAATATGCAGGTATTGGAGTTTCTGTATTTTATACTCAAAATGGTATTCAATTAAAAGAGATTTACAAAGGTTTTTCTGCGGATAAAGCAGCGTTAAAAGCTGGTGATGTAGTTATTTCTGTAAATGGAGAATCGATTAAAAATATGGATAGAGATCAGCAATCTATGTTTTTAAAAGGCGCACCAGATACACAGTTATTGTTAGAAATTGAACGACAAGGAAAAATTATTAAAAAGGAATTAAAAAGAGAAAAAGTAGAAATAAATCCGGTTCCTTTTTTTAGTATGATAGATGACGAAACTGGTTATATTACCTTAACACGTTTTAATAACAAAGCTTCATCCGAAGTAAAAAAAGCGTTTAGTGCTTTAAAAAATGAAGGGATGAAAAAGCTGGTTTTTGACCTTAGATCAAATCCTGGAGGCTCTTTAATGGAGGCTATAAATATTTCAAACTTTTTTGTTGAGAAAGGAAAAACTATTGTAACTACTAAAGCGAAAACTAAAAAACTGAGTCAGACTTATAAAGGCACAAATGAACCTTTAGATTTAGAAATGCCAATTGTAGTTTTGGTAAACGGTAGTTCTGCATCTGCTTCAGAAATTGTGAGTGGTTCTTTACAAGACTATGATAGAGCTGTAATTATGGGTCAACGTTCTTTTGGTAAAGGATTAGTTCAACGTCAAAAAGAATTGACTTATGGTACGCAATTAAAGGTAACAATATCAAAATACCATACACCAAGTGGTAGGTGTATTCAAGAATTAGATTATACAAATAGAGATGATAAAACTGGCAAAGTTCCAAAATTTTCGGATCGTGGAATTAATGAGTTTAAAACAGAAAATGGACGTACAGTTTTTGATGGAGGAGGAGTAATGCCAGATATTGAAATAAAAGAATCTAAAAAAACAGAAGCTACAAAAAGCTTATTAAGATCTAAAGCTATTTTTAATTTTGCTACGGATTATTTTTATAAAAACACAAGCATTGCAGATGCAGAAAACTACGAATTTAAAAATACAGATTTTAAGCTATTCTCAGAATATTTAAAAAAGGACACTACATTTGTTGTGGAACAAGAGAAGTTGTTTAAAGAAGCTTTTTTATCATCTAAAAAAAATAATATTTCTAAAGAATATCATAAAATTAAAAACATTCTTTTAGAAGATAAAATAAATGAAGTTTCTAAAAATCAAGATGTTATTAATGCTTTGATAGAAGAAGAAATTTTAAAAAGATACTATTATAAAGAAGGTGTTTACAAACATAGTTTAAAGCAAGATAATACTATTTCTGAGGCTTTAAACTTGCTGAAAAATCAAGACAGATATAATCAAATTTTGTCTATTAATTAA
- the rfbB gene encoding dTDP-glucose 4,6-dehydratase — translation MQTVLITGGAGFIGSNFIPFILKKHKNLSVVNLDLLTYAGDLENLKEVEGNTNYTFIKGDICDRKLVESLFKQYNFTSVIHFAAESHVDNSIHKPDAFVRTNVFGTFNVLDVAKKHWMDDSNNYKKEFKNSRFHHISTDEVYGSLGETGFFTEKTPYAPNSPYSASKASSDFLVRSYYHTYGLNVVTTNCSNNYGPKQHDEKLIPTIIRKALSGENIPIYGDGKNIRDWLYVLDHCKGIELVYHNGKAGETYNVGGKNEYNNLYIANKICSVLDNVIPKKNSYKNQITFVKDRLGHDFRYAIDATKIENELGWKADENFDEGIKKTIHSYLKKYN, via the coding sequence ATGCAAACAGTTTTAATTACTGGAGGAGCAGGCTTTATTGGCTCAAACTTTATTCCATTTATTTTAAAGAAACATAAAAATTTAAGTGTAGTTAATTTAGATTTGTTGACTTATGCAGGAGATTTAGAGAACTTAAAAGAAGTTGAAGGCAATACAAACTACACTTTTATAAAAGGGGATATTTGCGATAGAAAATTGGTAGAAAGCTTGTTTAAGCAATACAACTTTACTAGTGTTATCCATTTTGCTGCAGAATCTCATGTTGACAATTCTATTCATAAACCTGATGCATTTGTAAGAACTAATGTTTTTGGTACTTTCAATGTCTTAGATGTTGCAAAAAAACATTGGATGGATGATTCTAATAACTATAAAAAAGAATTTAAAAATTCTAGATTTCATCATATTTCAACAGATGAAGTTTACGGTTCTTTAGGTGAAACAGGTTTTTTTACAGAAAAGACTCCTTATGCTCCCAATAGTCCTTATAGTGCTTCAAAAGCATCTTCAGATTTTTTGGTTAGAAGTTATTATCATACCTATGGCTTAAATGTAGTCACTACAAATTGCTCTAATAATTATGGACCAAAACAACATGATGAAAAGTTGATACCTACAATTATTAGAAAAGCACTTTCTGGAGAAAATATTCCTATTTATGGAGATGGAAAAAATATTAGAGACTGGCTTTATGTTTTAGATCATTGTAAAGGAATTGAGCTTGTTTATCATAATGGAAAAGCTGGAGAAACATACAATGTTGGTGGTAAAAATGAATATAATAATTTGTATATTGCTAATAAGATTTGTAGTGTTTTAGATAATGTTATTCCTAAAAAAAACTCATATAAAAATCAGATTACATTTGTTAAAGATAGGTTAGGTCATGATTTCAGGTATGCAATTGATGCTACCAAAATAGAAAATGAATTAGGTTGGAAAGCAGATGAAAATTTTGATGAAGGTATAAAAAAAACGATACATTCGTATCTAAAGAAATATAACTAA
- a CDS encoding N-acetylneuraminate synthase family protein: protein MVKYIKPKIIAEIGCNHKGEFDIAIELLKLAKECGADVAKFQKRNNKELLTEEQYNSPHPNQSNSYGDTYGAHREFLEFSLDQHKKLKEYCDSIDLEYSTSVWDVTSAKEMITFKPNLLKVPSACNNHFEMLEVLRDEFKGEVHLSFGMTTQEEERKVIEFFEEKNDAKDRLVIYSCTSGYPVPFKNVCLLEITRLINKYQDRVKAIGFSGHHLGIAIDNAAVAIGATWVERHFTKDRTWKGTDHAASLEPVGLRKLCRDLNATYTSLTYKDSEILEIEQVQRDKLKYRK from the coding sequence ATAGTGAAATACATTAAGCCTAAAATAATAGCAGAGATTGGATGCAATCATAAAGGAGAATTTGATATTGCCATAGAGCTACTTAAGTTAGCTAAAGAATGTGGTGCAGATGTTGCCAAATTTCAAAAAAGAAATAATAAAGAATTATTGACAGAAGAGCAATATAATTCGCCTCACCCAAATCAATCTAATTCTTATGGAGATACTTATGGGGCTCATAGAGAGTTTTTAGAATTTTCTTTGGATCAACATAAAAAACTAAAAGAGTATTGTGATTCTATAGATTTAGAATATTCAACATCTGTTTGGGATGTAACTTCAGCAAAAGAAATGATTACTTTTAAACCGAATTTATTAAAAGTACCATCAGCTTGTAATAATCACTTTGAAATGTTAGAAGTTTTAAGAGATGAATTTAAAGGAGAAGTTCATTTATCTTTCGGGATGACAACACAAGAAGAAGAAAGAAAAGTAATTGAATTCTTCGAAGAAAAAAATGATGCTAAAGATAGACTTGTTATATACTCTTGTACTTCTGGCTATCCTGTTCCTTTTAAGAATGTTTGTCTTTTAGAAATTACTAGACTCATAAATAAATATCAAGATAGAGTTAAAGCAATAGGATTTTCTGGGCATCATTTAGGAATTGCAATAGATAATGCAGCTGTAGCTATAGGAGCAACTTGGGTTGAGAGACATTTTACAAAAGACAGAACTTGGAAAGGGACTGATCATGCAGCTTCATTAGAGCCTGTAGGTTTAAGAAAATTATGTAGAGATTTAAATGCTACTTATACATCTTTGACCTACAAAGATTCTGAAATTTTAGAAATAGAACAAGTTCAGAGAGATAAACTTAAGTATAGAAAATAA
- a CDS encoding acyl-CoA dehydrogenase family protein produces MKPDLFQAPDYYNLDDLLTDEHKLVRETARSWVKRDVSPIIEEYAQKAEFPTQILNGLAEIGAFGPYIPEEYGGAGLDQISYGLIMQEIERGDSGVRSTASVQSSLVMYPIYKYGNEAQRKKYLPKLASGEWMGCFGLTEPNHGSNPAGMETKFKDMGDHYLLNGAKMWISNAPFAQIAVVWAKNEEGRIHGLIVERGMDGFSTPETHNKWSLRASSTGELIFDNVKVPKENLLPNKSGLGAPLGCLDSARFGIAWGAIGAAMDCYDTALRYCKERLQFGKPIGQFQLQQKKLAEMITEITKAQLLAWRLGVLRNEDKATSAQISMAKRNNVKMAINIAREARQMLGGMGISGEYSIMRHSMNLESVITYEGTHDIHLLITGLDITGLNAFK; encoded by the coding sequence ATGAAACCAGATTTATTCCAAGCTCCTGATTATTATAATTTAGATGATTTATTAACTGATGAACACAAATTAGTTAGAGAAACTGCGAGAAGCTGGGTAAAACGTGATGTATCTCCTATTATAGAAGAATATGCTCAAAAAGCAGAATTCCCAACTCAAATTCTAAATGGCTTAGCAGAAATTGGCGCTTTTGGTCCTTATATACCAGAAGAATATGGTGGAGCTGGATTAGACCAAATTTCTTATGGTTTAATTATGCAAGAAATAGAACGTGGAGATTCTGGTGTGCGTTCTACGGCTTCTGTGCAATCTTCTTTGGTAATGTATCCTATTTATAAGTATGGAAATGAAGCACAACGCAAAAAATATTTACCAAAATTAGCTTCTGGAGAATGGATGGGTTGCTTCGGATTAACAGAGCCTAACCACGGATCTAATCCTGCAGGAATGGAAACCAAATTTAAAGATATGGGCGATCATTATCTCTTAAATGGTGCCAAAATGTGGATTTCTAATGCGCCTTTTGCACAAATTGCTGTGGTTTGGGCAAAAAACGAAGAAGGTAGAATTCACGGTTTAATTGTAGAACGTGGTATGGACGGTTTTTCTACTCCAGAAACGCATAATAAATGGTCTCTACGTGCTTCATCTACAGGAGAATTAATTTTTGATAATGTTAAAGTGCCTAAAGAAAATCTATTACCAAACAAATCTGGTTTAGGTGCTCCTTTAGGTTGTTTAGATTCTGCAAGATTTGGTATTGCTTGGGGTGCAATTGGTGCTGCTATGGATTGTTATGATACTGCCTTACGCTATTGTAAAGAGCGTTTACAATTTGGCAAACCTATTGGGCAGTTTCAATTACAACAGAAAAAATTAGCAGAAATGATTACCGAAATTACCAAAGCTCAATTATTAGCTTGGAGGTTAGGTGTTCTTAGAAACGAAGACAAAGCTACTTCTGCTCAAATTTCTATGGCAAAGCGTAATAATGTAAAAATGGCGATAAATATTGCAAGAGAAGCAAGACAAATGTTAGGCGGAATGGGTATTTCTGGTGAATATTCTATTATGCGTCATTCAATGAATTTAGAAAGTGTTATTACTTACGAAGGTACTCACGATATTCATTTATTAATAACAGGATTAGATATAACAGGTTTAAATGCCTTTAAATAA